A DNA window from Streptomyces sp. 71268 contains the following coding sequences:
- a CDS encoding CBS domain-containing protein: protein MGAAAPRVFVSHLAGVAVFDPNGDPVGRVRDLVAMLGLGHRPPRVLGLVVEVVSRRRIFLPMTRVTGVESGQVITTGVVNMRRFEQRPTETLVLGELLDRRVTLVETGEEVTVLDVAVAQLPARRDWEIDKVFVRRGKAPTLRDRWPGGGRRSGEALTVEWSAVTGFSLDESGQGAESLLATFEQLRPADLASVLHHLTAKRRAEVAAALDDDRLADVLEELPDDDKVEILGKLQEERAADVLEAMDPDDAADLLSELPEEDKERLLTLMRPRDAADMRRLLSYEERTAGGLMTTEPIVLLPDATVADALARVRNPDLSPALAAQVYVCRAPDETPTGKYLGTVHFQRLLRDPPFTLVSSLVDSDLSPLPPDTGLPEVTSYLAAYNMVAAPVVDASGALLGAVTVDDVLDHLLPDDWRERELHGASVPDLPEVTDGR from the coding sequence ATGGGAGCGGCAGCCCCGCGCGTGTTCGTCTCGCACCTGGCCGGTGTCGCCGTGTTCGACCCCAACGGGGACCCGGTGGGCCGGGTGCGGGACCTGGTGGCGATGCTCGGACTCGGCCACCGGCCGCCGCGCGTCCTCGGCCTGGTCGTCGAGGTGGTCAGCCGGCGCCGGATCTTCCTGCCGATGACCCGGGTCACCGGCGTGGAGTCGGGCCAGGTGATCACCACCGGCGTGGTCAACATGCGCCGCTTCGAGCAGCGCCCGACCGAGACCCTGGTCCTCGGCGAGCTGCTCGACCGCCGGGTCACGCTGGTGGAGACCGGTGAGGAGGTGACCGTCCTCGACGTGGCGGTGGCCCAGTTGCCGGCCCGCCGCGACTGGGAGATCGACAAGGTCTTCGTACGGCGCGGCAAGGCCCCCACGCTGCGCGACAGGTGGCCCGGGGGCGGCCGGCGGTCCGGGGAGGCGCTGACCGTCGAGTGGTCGGCGGTGACGGGCTTCTCGCTGGACGAGTCGGGGCAGGGCGCCGAGAGCCTGCTGGCCACTTTCGAGCAGTTGCGCCCCGCCGACCTGGCCAGCGTGCTGCACCACCTCACGGCCAAGCGGCGGGCCGAGGTGGCCGCCGCGCTCGACGACGACCGGCTCGCGGACGTCCTGGAGGAGCTGCCCGACGACGACAAGGTGGAGATCCTGGGCAAGCTCCAGGAGGAGCGCGCGGCCGACGTGCTGGAGGCGATGGACCCGGACGACGCCGCCGACCTGCTCTCCGAACTCCCGGAGGAGGACAAGGAGCGGCTGCTCACGCTGATGCGCCCACGGGACGCCGCGGACATGCGCCGGCTGCTGTCGTACGAGGAGCGCACCGCGGGCGGGCTGATGACCACCGAGCCGATCGTGCTGCTGCCGGACGCGACGGTGGCGGACGCGCTGGCCCGGGTGCGCAACCCCGACCTGTCCCCCGCGCTGGCCGCCCAGGTGTACGTGTGCCGGGCGCCCGACGAGACGCCCACCGGCAAGTACCTGGGCACGGTGCACTTCCAGCGACTGCTGCGGGACCCGCCGTTCACGCTGGTCAGCTCGCTCGTGGACAGCGACCTGAGCCCGCTGCCGCCGGACACCGGGCTGCCGGAGGTCACCAGCTACCTCGCCGCGTACAACATGGTCGCCGCGCCCGTCGTGGACGCCAGCGGAGCGCTGCTCGGCGCGGTGACCGTGGACGACGTGCTCGACCACCTGCTGCCCGACGACTGGCGCGAGCGCGAACTACACGGCGCGAGCGTCCCCGACCTGCCGGAGGTGACCGATGGCCGGTGA
- a CDS encoding Mrp/NBP35 family ATP-binding protein has product MATETTGPHGAAPAEEAVRDALATVNDPEIHRPITELGMVKSVEIAPDGAVAVAVYLTVAGCPMRDTITSSVREAVARVPGVSDVSVELDVMSDEQRKELASSLRGGQAEREVPFAKPGSLTRVYAVASGKGGVGKSSVTVNLAAAMAADGLKVGVVDADIYGHSVPRMLGASGRPTQVENMIMPPSANGVKVISIGMFTPGNAPVVWRGPMLHRALQQFLADVFWGDLDVLLLDLPPGTGDIAISVAQLVPNAEILVVTTPQQAAAEVAERAGSIAVQTHQKIVGVVENMSGLPCPHCDEMVDVFGTGGGQTVADGLTRTTGATVPVLGAIPIDVRLREGGDEGKPVVLTDPESPAGSALRSIAGKLGGRQRGLAGLSLGITPRNKF; this is encoded by the coding sequence ATGGCTACCGAAACGACCGGCCCTCACGGCGCCGCTCCCGCCGAAGAGGCGGTCCGCGACGCGCTCGCGACGGTGAACGACCCGGAGATCCACCGCCCGATCACCGAACTCGGGATGGTCAAATCGGTGGAGATCGCCCCGGACGGGGCGGTGGCGGTCGCGGTCTACCTGACGGTCGCCGGCTGCCCGATGCGCGACACGATCACCAGCTCGGTGCGCGAGGCGGTGGCCAGGGTCCCCGGCGTGAGCGACGTCAGCGTCGAGCTGGACGTGATGAGCGACGAACAGCGCAAGGAGCTGGCCAGCTCGCTGCGCGGCGGACAGGCCGAGCGCGAGGTCCCGTTCGCCAAGCCCGGCTCGCTGACCCGGGTGTACGCGGTGGCCTCCGGCAAGGGCGGCGTCGGCAAGTCGTCCGTGACGGTCAACCTGGCGGCGGCGATGGCCGCTGACGGCCTGAAGGTCGGCGTCGTGGACGCGGACATCTACGGCCACTCGGTCCCCCGCATGCTCGGCGCCTCCGGCCGGCCGACCCAGGTCGAGAACATGATCATGCCGCCGTCGGCGAACGGCGTGAAGGTCATCTCCATCGGCATGTTCACCCCGGGCAACGCCCCGGTGGTCTGGCGCGGGCCGATGCTGCACCGAGCGCTCCAGCAGTTCCTCGCGGACGTCTTCTGGGGCGACCTGGACGTGCTGCTGCTCGACCTGCCGCCGGGCACCGGCGACATCGCCATCTCGGTGGCCCAGTTGGTGCCCAACGCGGAGATCCTGGTGGTCACGACGCCGCAGCAGGCCGCGGCCGAGGTCGCCGAGCGCGCCGGGTCCATCGCCGTGCAGACCCACCAGAAGATCGTCGGCGTGGTCGAGAACATGTCCGGGCTGCCCTGCCCGCACTGCGACGAGATGGTGGACGTCTTCGGCACGGGCGGCGGTCAGACCGTCGCCGACGGCCTGACCCGCACGACCGGCGCGACGGTGCCGGTGCTCGGCGCCATCCCCATCGACGTGCGGCTGCGCGAGGGCGGCGACGAGGGCAAGCCCGTCGTCCTGACCGACCCCGAGTCCCCGGCGGGCAGCGCGCTGCGCTCCATCGCGGGCAAGCTCGGTGGCCGCCAGCGCGGCCTGGCCGGCCTGTCGCTGGGCATCACCCCGCGCAACAAGTTCTAG
- a CDS encoding sec-independent translocase has translation MFFDIGPLELIALIILAVLIFGPDKLPKVIQDAARFIRKVREFSDSAKEDIRTELGPDFKDFEFEDLNPKTFARKHLLDKDELGLKEIRNGFDFSKEMAEVGDVTQTRDTVGGVDSAPSSGGSDLLRKRDKPERDDRPPFDSDAT, from the coding sequence GTGTTCTTCGACATAGGACCCCTAGAGCTGATCGCTCTCATCATCCTTGCGGTGCTCATCTTCGGCCCGGACAAGCTGCCCAAGGTGATCCAGGATGCCGCCCGTTTCATCCGTAAGGTCCGGGAGTTCTCGGACAGTGCGAAGGAAGACATCCGGACAGAGTTGGGCCCGGACTTCAAGGACTTCGAGTTCGAGGACCTGAACCCCAAGACGTTCGCGCGCAAGCACCTGCTCGACAAGGACGAGCTGGGCCTGAAGGAGATCCGCAACGGTTTCGACTTCAGCAAGGAGATGGCCGAGGTCGGCGACGTGACGCAGACGCGCGACACCGTTGGCGGAGTCGACTCCGCCCCCTCGTCCGGCGGCTCTGACCTGCTGCGCAAGCGCGACAAGCCGGAGCGCGACGACCGGCCACCCTTCGACTCGGACGCCACCTGA
- a CDS encoding trypsin-like peptidase domain-containing protein: MNDGKTPRPKPKWWSRPHMGFAGQPHAADEAPRAADETPHVADEPTPEQPAGQDPTRTDAAHAAVERDAAGTQAGEASDATAGAAPSAPDASGTDFELAKAAPSQAPRPADQTPEPDVRPATTSDDAAGGTTTDGSTTDGTITEGTTSDGAAAPAGVADEGAPVERPRPRHEPDPYSTPPYGEPGPWAPAPPVQHPVATPAHGTHVPPHHANPPHPGMTPAHGTAMPAHPTPGPQPYPAHQHPQPAAGQPAPPQAPGVYAAQAGHEAQAGAQWQHYDPWRAPVAAGAGQPGPARAARRRGPLVIGALLLALLAGGIGGGIGVYLERETGDSEQIHLPQAPSDTQQARDPDSIAGIAARALPSVVTIHVKGAGERGTGTGFVLDKRGNILTNNHVVEPADQGDSDAAISVTFNGGQTARAKIVGRDAGYDLAVIRVQGVTGLKPLALGNSDSVRVGDPVVAIGAPYDLAGTVTSGIISAKGRPITAGGEKVDGSDISYVDALQTDAPINPGNSGGPLVNADAQVIGINSVIRAANDGGLGGGQGGSIGLGFAIPINQGKRVAEELINTGKATHPVIGVTLDMKFRGEGARVAESGSDGPAVTEGGPGDKAGIRSGDVITKVDGVPVQSGQELIVKIRSHRPGDRLKLTLERDGDERTVELPLGSASDMDR, from the coding sequence ATGAACGACGGGAAGACCCCGAGGCCGAAGCCGAAGTGGTGGAGCCGTCCGCACATGGGCTTCGCGGGACAACCGCACGCGGCGGACGAGGCCCCACGCGCGGCGGACGAGACCCCGCACGTGGCGGACGAGCCCACGCCGGAGCAGCCCGCGGGCCAGGACCCGACGCGTACCGACGCGGCCCACGCCGCCGTGGAGCGCGACGCGGCGGGCACCCAGGCGGGCGAGGCGTCGGACGCCACGGCCGGCGCGGCGCCCTCGGCGCCCGACGCCTCGGGTACGGACTTCGAACTGGCCAAGGCGGCGCCGAGCCAGGCCCCACGGCCAGCGGACCAGACCCCGGAGCCCGACGTACGCCCGGCCACGACCTCCGACGACGCCGCTGGCGGCACGACCACGGACGGCTCGACCACGGACGGCACGATCACGGAGGGCACGACCTCGGACGGCGCTGCCGCACCCGCCGGGGTGGCGGACGAGGGCGCGCCGGTGGAGCGGCCCAGGCCCCGGCACGAGCCCGATCCGTACAGCACGCCGCCCTACGGCGAGCCGGGCCCGTGGGCGCCGGCGCCGCCCGTGCAGCACCCGGTGGCCACGCCGGCGCACGGCACCCACGTGCCCCCGCACCACGCGAACCCACCGCACCCCGGGATGACGCCCGCGCACGGCACCGCGATGCCGGCGCACCCGACGCCCGGCCCCCAGCCGTACCCCGCGCACCAGCACCCCCAGCCCGCCGCCGGGCAGCCGGCCCCGCCGCAGGCGCCGGGGGTGTACGCCGCGCAGGCCGGGCACGAGGCCCAGGCTGGCGCGCAGTGGCAGCACTACGACCCGTGGCGCGCGCCGGTGGCGGCCGGCGCCGGGCAGCCGGGTCCGGCGCGGGCGGCGCGGCGGCGTGGCCCGCTGGTGATCGGCGCGCTACTGCTCGCGCTGCTGGCCGGCGGCATCGGCGGCGGCATCGGGGTCTACCTGGAGCGGGAGACCGGCGACAGCGAGCAGATCCATCTGCCGCAGGCCCCGTCCGACACCCAGCAGGCCAGGGACCCGGACAGCATCGCCGGCATCGCGGCCCGGGCGCTGCCCAGCGTGGTGACCATCCACGTCAAGGGCGCCGGCGAGCGGGGTACGGGGACCGGCTTCGTGCTCGACAAGCGCGGCAACATCCTGACCAACAACCACGTCGTGGAGCCGGCCGACCAGGGCGACTCGGACGCGGCCATATCGGTGACGTTCAACGGCGGCCAGACCGCCCGGGCCAAGATCGTCGGTCGGGACGCCGGGTACGACCTGGCGGTCATCCGGGTCCAGGGCGTCACCGGGCTCAAGCCGCTGGCCCTCGGCAACTCCGACTCCGTGCGGGTCGGCGACCCGGTGGTGGCCATCGGCGCCCCGTACGACCTGGCGGGCACGGTCACCTCCGGGATCATCAGCGCCAAGGGCCGCCCGATCACGGCGGGCGGCGAGAAGGTCGACGGCAGCGACATCTCGTACGTGGACGCGTTGCAGACCGACGCGCCGATCAACCCCGGCAACTCCGGTGGTCCGCTGGTGAACGCCGACGCGCAGGTGATCGGCATCAACAGCGTGATCCGCGCCGCGAACGACGGTGGGCTCGGCGGCGGTCAGGGTGGCAGCATCGGCCTGGGCTTCGCGATCCCGATCAACCAGGGCAAGCGGGTCGCGGAGGAGCTGATCAACACCGGCAAGGCGACGCACCCGGTGATCGGCGTCACGCTCGACATGAAGTTCCGGGGCGAGGGCGCGCGGGTCGCGGAGTCCGGCAGCGACGGTCCCGCGGTGACCGAGGGCGGGCCCGGCGACAAGGCGGGCATCCGGTCGGGCGACGTGATCACCAAGGTGGACGGCGTGCCGGTGCAGAGCGGCCAGGAACTGATCGTCAAGATCCGTAGCCACCGGCCCGGTGACCGGCTGAAGCTGACGCTGGAGCGGGACGGCGACGAGCGCACCGTCGAACTGCCGCTGGGCTCCGCGAGCGACATGGACCGCTGA
- a CDS encoding anti-sigma factor — translation MTGSGGQSPAEQHLGDRLAALVDGELGHDARERVLAHLATCPRCKAEADEQRRLKNMFAQAAPPPPSEGFLARLQNLPAGTLTGDDERSPLDGPARDRDPFDPREETFAFLPASAPTPRERGFRIHEVDRSLPRSRRFAFAAAGAVSLAAVALGGALPLDAAVDSPGGRGEGNGTATTPLRTDGGDRTWAGAQENARRSMGFFSASGERSAQLDPRTGLPLTAPPTATTHPGVRPRAHEAPPHSMGSALPPLLHPVLSLAARSPAGQPEARERQVAPAPTQMDVPSHPASQSTPLTGAGADLGGSPR, via the coding sequence GTGACCGGATCAGGCGGTCAGTCCCCCGCCGAGCAGCACCTCGGCGACCGCCTCGCGGCACTGGTCGACGGCGAGTTGGGACATGATGCGCGCGAGCGGGTGCTCGCGCACCTGGCGACGTGTCCCCGCTGCAAGGCGGAGGCCGACGAACAGCGACGGCTGAAGAACATGTTCGCCCAGGCGGCGCCGCCCCCGCCGTCCGAGGGGTTCCTCGCGCGGCTCCAGAACCTGCCCGCCGGCACGCTCACCGGCGACGACGAGCGCTCCCCGCTCGACGGCCCGGCGCGCGACCGGGACCCTTTTGACCCGCGCGAGGAAACGTTCGCGTTCCTGCCGGCGAGTGCCCCGACCCCTCGTGAGCGCGGCTTCCGGATACACGAGGTGGACCGCTCGCTGCCCCGCAGCAGGCGGTTCGCCTTCGCCGCGGCCGGCGCCGTGTCACTGGCCGCCGTCGCGCTCGGCGGTGCGCTGCCCCTGGACGCCGCGGTGGATTCGCCCGGTGGCCGGGGTGAGGGCAACGGCACCGCGACCACGCCGCTGCGTACGGACGGCGGGGACCGCACCTGGGCCGGGGCGCAGGAGAACGCCCGCCGGTCGATGGGGTTCTTCTCGGCCAGTGGCGAGCGCTCGGCGCAGCTCGACCCGCGCACCGGCCTGCCCCTCACGGCGCCGCCCACCGCGACCACCCACCCCGGCGTGCGGCCGCGCGCGCACGAGGCGCCGCCGCACTCGATGGGCAGCGCGCTACCGCCGCTGCTCCATCCGGTGCTGTCGCTGGCGGCCCGTTCGCCAGCCGGTCAGCCCGAGGCGCGCGAGCGGCAGGTGGCCCCGGCGCCCACCCAGATGGACGTCCCCTCGCACCCGGCCAGCCAGTCGACGCCGCTGACCGGCGCCGGGGCGGACCTGGGCGGCAGCCCCCGCTGA
- the sigE gene encoding RNA polymerase sigma factor SigE, which yields MVGALLETTRADRGGAAATGGRGVLRRFRGPTDEPKSVTNTADRFRTTESAATATFATDADSQAWTPPTWEEIVSTHSARVYRLAYRLTGNQHDAEDLTQEVFVRVFRSLSTYTPGTFEGWLHRITTNLFLDMVRRRQRIRFDALGDDAAERLPSREPSPQQHFNDTHFDADVQQALDTLAPEFRAAVVLCDIEGLSYEEIAATLGVKLGTVRSRIHRGRSHLRKALQHRSPSARAEQRAVASVSPAAPGLSGEVGIA from the coding sequence ATGGTAGGGGCTCTACTGGAGACCACCAGAGCCGACAGGGGAGGTGCGGCTGCGACCGGTGGCCGAGGAGTGCTGCGGCGCTTTCGCGGGCCGACGGACGAGCCGAAATCCGTGACAAACACCGCTGACCGTTTCCGCACTACCGAATCCGCAGCTACCGCGACTTTCGCCACCGATGCGGATTCGCAGGCGTGGACCCCTCCCACCTGGGAGGAGATCGTCAGCACCCACAGCGCACGGGTCTATCGCCTCGCTTACCGTCTCACTGGTAACCAGCACGACGCCGAAGACCTGACCCAGGAAGTGTTCGTCCGGGTTTTCCGCTCCCTGTCGACGTACACGCCGGGCACCTTCGAGGGCTGGCTGCACCGCATCACGACCAACCTGTTCCTGGACATGGTCCGCCGCCGGCAGCGCATCCGCTTCGACGCGCTCGGCGACGACGCGGCCGAGCGGCTGCCCAGCCGCGAGCCCTCCCCGCAGCAGCACTTCAACGACACCCACTTCGACGCCGACGTCCAGCAGGCGCTGGACACCCTCGCGCCGGAGTTCCGGGCCGCCGTGGTGCTCTGCGACATCGAGGGCCTCTCGTACGAGGAGATCGCCGCGACGCTCGGCGTCAAGCTCGGCACGGTGCGCAGCCGCATCCACCGCGGTCGGTCGCACCTGCGCAAGGCCCTCCAGCACCGTTCCCCATCGGCCCGCGCTGAGCAGCGCGCGGTCGCCTCGGTGTCCCCGGCCGCGCCGGGGCTCAGCGGGGAGGTAGGGATCGCGTGA
- a CDS encoding O-methyltransferase, with protein sequence MRQLRGQERAITGNRQTSWAFAEAYGVEHIDDTALRWARERAREAGLRSVSSGTGAALRLLAATADAKAVAEIGTGTGVSGIHLLHGMRPDGVLTTVDLEPERQQFARQAFRAAGFAGNRARFIPGRALDVLPRLADGGYDLVFCDADRAECLDYLAESLRLLRPGGLVCFEGVFADGRTVESAAQPTEVLRLRELLRAVRESTVLQPSLLPVGDGLLCAVKRG encoded by the coding sequence TTGCGTCAACTACGGGGACAGGAGAGGGCCATTACCGGCAACCGGCAGACGAGCTGGGCGTTCGCCGAGGCGTACGGCGTCGAGCACATCGACGACACAGCGCTGCGCTGGGCTCGCGAGCGGGCTCGGGAGGCGGGGCTGCGTTCGGTGTCCTCGGGCACGGGCGCCGCGCTGCGCCTGCTCGCCGCCACCGCCGACGCCAAGGCCGTGGCCGAGATCGGCACCGGGACCGGCGTCTCCGGCATCCACCTCCTGCACGGCATGCGGCCCGACGGCGTCCTGACGACGGTGGACCTGGAGCCCGAGCGGCAGCAGTTCGCCCGGCAGGCGTTCCGCGCGGCGGGCTTCGCCGGGAACCGGGCCCGCTTCATCCCCGGCCGCGCGCTCGACGTGCTGCCCCGGCTCGCCGACGGCGGGTACGACCTCGTCTTCTGTGACGCGGATCGCGCCGAGTGCCTCGACTACCTCGCCGAATCGTTGCGCCTGCTACGCCCCGGCGGACTGGTCTGCTTCGAGGGCGTGTTCGCCGACGGCCGCACGGTGGAGTCGGCCGCCCAGCCGACGGAGGTGCTGCGGCTGCGCGAGCTGCTGCGCGCCGTGCGCGAGTCGACGGTGCTCCAGCCGTCCCTGCTCCCGGTGGGCGACGGTCTGCTGTGCGCGGTCAAGCGCGGCTGA
- a CDS encoding DUF3117 domain-containing protein yields MAAMKPRTGDGPLEVTKEGRGIVMRVPLEGGGRLVVELTPDEADALGDALKKVVG; encoded by the coding sequence ATGGCGGCCATGAAGCCGCGGACGGGCGACGGCCCGCTCGAGGTGACCAAGGAGGGGCGGGGCATCGTCATGCGCGTTCCGCTCGAAGGCGGCGGTCGACTCGTCGTCGAGCTGACACCGGACGAGGCCGACGCGCTGGGCGACGCACTGAAGAAGGTCGTCGGCTAG
- a CDS encoding enoyl-CoA hydratase-related protein, whose protein sequence is MADTVLYDVTDGLATITLNRPDAMNALNTELKVALRDTLRQAADDPAVRAVLLTGSGRAFCVGQDLKEHIERLHDDAVRASGATMDTVKEHYNPIVAAIAGMPKPVVAGVNGVAAGAGAGFAFAADYRVVADTASFNTSFAGVALSADSGVSWTLPRLIGHGRAAELMLFPRSVKADEAAGLGIANTVVPAAELAAEATKIARRLADGPTVAYAAIKESLAYAAGHGLLDTLAKEDELQARAGASEDHRIAVDAFVKKEKPTFLGR, encoded by the coding sequence ATGGCCGACACCGTGCTCTACGACGTGACCGATGGACTCGCGACGATCACCCTCAACCGTCCCGACGCCATGAACGCGCTCAACACCGAGCTGAAGGTGGCCCTGCGTGACACCCTGCGGCAGGCCGCCGACGACCCGGCCGTACGCGCCGTGCTGCTGACCGGCAGCGGGCGCGCCTTCTGCGTCGGGCAGGACCTCAAGGAGCACATCGAGCGGCTGCACGACGACGCGGTGCGCGCATCGGGCGCCACCATGGACACCGTCAAGGAGCACTACAACCCGATCGTCGCGGCCATCGCCGGGATGCCGAAGCCGGTCGTCGCCGGGGTCAACGGCGTCGCGGCGGGCGCCGGCGCGGGCTTCGCCTTCGCCGCGGACTACCGCGTCGTCGCCGACACCGCCTCGTTCAACACCTCCTTCGCCGGGGTCGCCCTCAGCGCGGACTCGGGCGTCTCCTGGACGCTGCCCCGGCTCATCGGCCACGGCAGGGCGGCCGAACTCATGCTCTTCCCCCGCTCCGTCAAGGCCGACGAGGCCGCCGGCCTCGGCATCGCGAACACGGTGGTCCCGGCCGCCGAACTCGCCGCCGAGGCAACGAAGATCGCCCGCCGGCTCGCCGACGGGCCCACCGTCGCCTACGCCGCGATCAAGGAGTCCCTCGCCTACGCGGCCGGCCACGGCCTGCTCGACACGCTGGCCAAGGAGGACGAACTCCAGGCCAGGGCGGGCGCGTCGGAGGACCACCGGATCGCCGTGGACGCGTTCGTGAAGAAGGAGAAGCCCACCTTCCTGGGCCGCTGA
- a CDS encoding DNA-3-methyladenine glycosylase I encodes MSETGISVGAEAGPDGLLRCAWGLGAESMEDYRAYHDHEWGRPVRGDDALYERLSLEAFQSGLSWITVLRRREGFRAAFAGFRIKAVAEFTDEDVRRLLADPGIIRNRSKITAVIHNATVAAELAEGELDELIWSYAPDHADRPAPRTPEEVPAITPESTALARDLKKRGFRFVGPTTAYALMQACGLVNDHLADCHVRRAGQRG; translated from the coding sequence ATGAGCGAGACGGGGATCTCGGTGGGGGCGGAGGCGGGGCCCGACGGCCTGCTGCGGTGTGCGTGGGGGCTGGGGGCGGAGTCGATGGAGGACTACCGCGCCTACCACGACCACGAGTGGGGCCGCCCGGTGCGCGGGGACGACGCGCTCTACGAGCGGCTGAGCCTGGAGGCCTTCCAGTCCGGCCTGTCGTGGATCACGGTCCTGCGCCGGCGCGAGGGCTTCCGGGCGGCGTTCGCGGGCTTCCGGATCAAGGCGGTGGCCGAGTTCACGGACGAGGACGTGCGGCGCCTCCTCGCCGACCCGGGCATCATCCGCAACCGGTCCAAGATCACGGCGGTGATCCACAACGCCACGGTGGCCGCCGAACTGGCCGAGGGCGAGCTGGACGAGCTGATCTGGTCGTACGCGCCGGACCACGCCGACCGCCCGGCGCCACGCACCCCGGAGGAGGTGCCCGCGATAACGCCGGAGTCCACCGCCCTCGCCCGCGACCTCAAGAAGCGCGGTTTCCGCTTCGTCGGACCGACCACGGCCTACGCCCTCATGCAGGCGTGCGGCCTGGTCAACGACCACCTGGCCGACTGCCACGTGCGGCGGGCCGGCCAGCGCGGCTAA
- a CDS encoding DivIVA domain-containing protein, whose translation MFWFLLIALVAVVGAVTLVVVGGGDGAALPEAQPDRLLDPLPEDRPVDRADIDALRLPLALRGYRMAEVDDALGRLGAELAERDARIAELEAVVAGTDARAYAGPGLIGDPAAARAADAPRPGAGGTGATGDAGGASPAPAASAPAVAKRPEPPRDSAVPDGGVSSDEGAVSDEAGKPDGGAEPVAGDGDGGEPGTRAAEPGSGRAGRGEEEGERA comes from the coding sequence GTGTTCTGGTTCTTGCTCATCGCGCTCGTCGCGGTCGTCGGGGCGGTGACGCTCGTCGTGGTCGGCGGTGGCGACGGCGCGGCACTGCCCGAGGCACAGCCGGATCGGCTCCTCGACCCGCTGCCCGAGGACCGGCCGGTGGACCGCGCGGACATCGACGCGCTGCGGCTGCCGCTGGCCCTGCGGGGGTACCGGATGGCGGAGGTGGACGACGCGCTCGGCCGGCTCGGCGCCGAACTGGCCGAGCGGGACGCCCGGATCGCCGAGCTGGAGGCCGTCGTCGCCGGCACCGACGCCAGGGCGTACGCGGGCCCCGGGCTGATAGGCGACCCGGCCGCCGCGCGCGCCGCCGACGCCCCTCGGCCGGGCGCCGGCGGTACCGGCGCTACCGGCGACGCGGGTGGCGCGTCGCCCGCTCCCGCCGCGAGCGCGCCGGCCGTGGCGAAGCGGCCCGAGCCCCCACGGGACAGCGCCGTGCCCGACGGGGGTGTCTCGTCCGACGAGGGAGCCGTGTCCGACGAGGCGGGCAAGCCTGACGGGGGAGCCGAGCCCGTCGCCGGCGACGGTGACGGCGGCGAGCCCGGGACGCGGGCGGCCGAGCCCGGGTCGGGTCGCGCGGGCCGGGGCGAGGAAGAGGGGGAGCGGGCATGA
- the folP gene encoding dihydropteroate synthase, giving the protein MLRLGRRRFDTHEPVIMAIVNRTPDSFYDQGATFRDEPALDRVEQAVSEGAAIIDIGGVKAGPGEEVSAAEEARRTVGFVAEVRRRHPDVVISVDTWRHEVGEAVCEAGADLLNDAWGGVDPKLAEVAARYDVGLVCTHAGGAEPRTRPHRIAYDDVMADILRVTLGLAERAAALGVRRDAILIDPGHDFGKNTRHSLEATRRLEEMTATGWPVLVSLSNKDFVGETLDKPVKERVIGTLATTAVSAWLGARVYRVHEVAETRQVLDMVAAIAGHRAPAVARRGLA; this is encoded by the coding sequence ATGTTGCGGCTGGGACGGCGCCGGTTCGACACGCACGAGCCGGTGATCATGGCGATCGTGAACCGTACGCCGGACTCCTTCTACGACCAGGGGGCGACCTTCCGGGACGAGCCCGCGCTGGACCGCGTCGAGCAGGCGGTGTCGGAGGGGGCCGCCATCATCGACATCGGTGGGGTCAAGGCGGGCCCCGGCGAGGAGGTGAGCGCGGCGGAGGAGGCGCGGCGCACGGTCGGGTTCGTCGCCGAGGTCCGACGGCGCCACCCCGACGTGGTGATCAGCGTCGACACCTGGCGGCACGAGGTCGGCGAGGCGGTCTGCGAGGCCGGCGCCGACCTGCTCAACGACGCGTGGGGCGGGGTCGACCCGAAGCTGGCCGAGGTCGCCGCCCGGTACGACGTGGGCCTGGTGTGCACGCACGCCGGCGGCGCCGAGCCCAGGACCCGGCCGCACCGGATCGCCTACGACGACGTGATGGCCGACATCCTGCGGGTCACGCTCGGCCTCGCCGAGCGCGCCGCCGCGCTCGGCGTGCGCCGCGACGCCATCCTGATCGACCCCGGGCACGACTTCGGCAAGAACACCCGCCACTCGCTGGAGGCCACCCGCCGGCTGGAGGAGATGACCGCGACCGGCTGGCCGGTGCTCGTCTCGCTCTCCAACAAAGATTTCGTCGGCGAGACGCTCGACAAGCCGGTCAAGGAGCGGGTGATCGGCACCCTGGCCACCACGGCGGTCTCGGCCTGGCTCGGCGCGCGGGTCTACCGGGTGCACGAGGTGGCCGAGACCCGACAGGTGCTGGACATGGTGGCCGCCATCGCGGGCCACCGGGCCCCGGCCGTGGCCCGCCGCGGCCTGGCCTGA